CGGAGGATATCTATTATGAGCATAATGAACGGTGGGGAGACGGAAACGGATACTCCCACGTACGCGCGGCGATCTTCGGTCCGTCCCTCCATATTCCGATTGTCGATGGAAAGATGACCCTGGGCACATGGCAGCAGGTCGTGCTCCTCGATTTTGACAACAGACCCCGAAGGAGACGTATGGTAGTTCAGATATCGGGAGATAGAGGGGCTTAATGCTTTTTCAGCGGATACTATATTTAGCAGTGCCTGAACGAAAAT
This Deltaproteobacteria bacterium DNA region includes the following protein-coding sequences:
- a CDS encoding secondary thiamine-phosphate synthase enzyme YjbQ, coding for MPVQNRLILIQTTADTDAIDVTGEVAREVGASNIRNGAVTLFIPGSTAALTTIEFETGVIDDLKKAIQRMAPEDIYYEHNERWGDGNGYSHVRAAIFGPSLHIPIVDGKMTLGTWQQVVLLDFDNRPRRRRMVVQISGDRGA